Proteins encoded together in one Chryseobacterium sp. G0201 window:
- a CDS encoding S8 family peptidase, whose protein sequence is MKKNVFYVMFLLFVAVSCNRDELQNQVTEIEVAQKDPLNAKQINGKINESIKSTGNFSWAKSSDHLVWSAVFQGNKVASIGFGSTKDDFDRSLSSNNEQIQNEILALIEKYEGKEKSRILLNADKYLNQIDVAIEKQETVIALRKMKNIRYLEPADYHYFENESKFNGTAKSSGSSGCGFESTALNAADYTTVTPNAKAPWSFYKHNITNAWSYSTGAGVTIGLIDSGVSPEQSLLGSSFNNGLSSGRTISKVGVHVDSVWPWATGYDGPNDQCGHGTSMASAMAAPRNNQGQPVGVAYNANLIAYRAATNVVLDGYHEQNGVKIAFTELANNNSVKIISMSMGHIFSVGKIEDGVKYAYSKGKLIFCAGGTSTSFTTFVGVIFPAWMPETQAITGVKENTSNQKCDVCHSGAEIDFTYQMERASGNSVPVLSYYNAQTDYVGGSSVATASTAGIAALVWSKNPSWTREQVLNKMRQSATYYPIPNLDYGYGNINVLQAVQ, encoded by the coding sequence ATGAAAAAAAACGTATTTTATGTAATGTTTCTGCTCTTTGTGGCGGTTTCATGTAACAGGGACGAACTTCAGAATCAGGTAACCGAAATTGAGGTTGCTCAAAAAGATCCTCTCAATGCAAAACAGATTAACGGTAAAATTAATGAGTCTATTAAGAGTACGGGAAATTTCTCATGGGCGAAATCTTCCGATCATCTTGTCTGGAGTGCCGTTTTTCAGGGAAATAAAGTCGCTTCAATTGGCTTTGGCTCTACAAAAGACGATTTTGACCGAAGCTTGTCTTCAAACAATGAGCAAATTCAAAATGAAATTCTAGCTCTTATTGAGAAATATGAAGGAAAAGAAAAAAGCAGAATTTTACTTAATGCTGACAAATATCTCAATCAGATAGATGTTGCTATTGAAAAACAGGAAACAGTTATTGCTCTTCGTAAAATGAAAAACATTCGTTATCTGGAGCCTGCAGATTATCATTATTTCGAAAACGAAAGTAAATTCAACGGAACCGCGAAATCAAGCGGCAGCTCAGGATGCGGATTTGAATCAACGGCTTTAAATGCTGCCGACTATACAACCGTAACTCCCAACGCGAAAGCACCGTGGTCTTTCTACAAACATAATATCACCAATGCCTGGAGCTACAGTACAGGAGCCGGAGTGACGATTGGCTTGATCGATTCCGGGGTTTCTCCTGAACAAAGTCTGTTGGGAAGCAGTTTTAATAATGGATTATCATCGGGCAGAACAATCAGTAAAGTTGGGGTGCATGTAGATTCTGTCTGGCCATGGGCTACGGGTTACGACGGGCCAAATGATCAGTGTGGACACGGAACAAGCATGGCTTCTGCAATGGCAGCTCCGCGAAATAACCAAGGACAACCGGTTGGAGTTGCTTATAATGCCAATTTAATCGCTTATCGTGCAGCAACCAACGTTGTTTTGGATGGTTATCACGAACAAAATGGAGTAAAAATAGCTTTCACAGAATTAGCCAATAATAATAGTGTGAAAATTATTTCCATGTCAATGGGACACATTTTTTCTGTAGGTAAAATTGAAGACGGAGTAAAATATGCTTATTCAAAAGGAAAATTAATTTTCTGTGCCGGCGGAACTTCTACAAGCTTCACTACTTTTGTGGGGGTTATTTTCCCTGCCTGGATGCCGGAAACTCAAGCAATCACGGGAGTAAAAGAAAATACTTCCAATCAAAAATGTGATGTTTGCCATTCAGGAGCTGAAATTGATTTTACCTATCAAATGGAGAGAGCTTCAGGAAACAGTGTTCCGGTTCTAAGTTATTATAACGCACAAACCGATTATGTAGGCGGATCGTCCGTGGCAACCGCTTCTACGGCAGGAATTGCTGCTTTAGTTTGGTCTAAAAACCCATCATGGACGAGAGAGCAGGTCTTGAATAAAATGAGACAGTCTGCTACGTATTATCCAATTCCGAATTTAGATTACGGATATGGAAATATTAATGTTTTACAGGCTGTACAGTAA